From one Henningerozyma blattae CBS 6284 chromosome 1, complete genome genomic stretch:
- the TBLA0A01920 gene encoding uncharacterized protein: MEPSSDTISNLSSGTPSNTTSKIIRNPKEWKFDFSKDHLEKYNTYSIVIGNDPFQLSNQNDIENYINLPIVKLKEKFAKITISHPLRPNTPTNLQNKKTHIIDELDIFITLIDPDLNKNSCDTSIDDDVVKDVTFDNSLDQSNILSISKDKLFKCGLSIKNGQRFGIFPHKNDIGFNFNELHKTKYVAEYIFEISICYKSAKDGIFEATLRQIDSNYKPSPVINNIFIKRPFTFTMPRNCNRNTTTATTTNTNTHAHSHAHTHTHTNKSNEVLKNLEIEKDLTKRLKYMEDLRLHNSIRDFYSKRFNEFNRTSNGIIQNHPPTPSNNKDTNLHIHNVDLDSLMPTLGEKLKKLEQEEKIKNKLNQLENYQNRDSSIDSLKRYENSFDGLKRYDSSFDESIAKIKYDVPPIMNKDRYRLLRNKRRFIEVDDSCEDVSSSNKQQKTHADDTPHERPLGRLDLELARAKGALFGAFAMLGMMFFFSQIQEGNIQLFHPH; the protein is encoded by the coding sequence ATGGAACCTTCATCTGATACTATTTCAAACCTCTCATCTGGAACTCCTTCAAATACTACTTCTAAAATTATAAGAAATCCCAAAGAATggaaatttgatttttctaaagatcatttagaaaaatataatacttATTCTATTGTGATTGGTAATGATCCTTTCCAATTATCTAATcaaaatgatattgaaaattatattaatttaccCATTGTTAAATTAAAGGAGAAATTTGCCAAGATAACAATCAGTCATCCTCTAAGACCAAATACTCCTactaatttacaaaataaaaagactcatattattgatgaattagatattttcattacATTAATTGATCCggatttaaataaaaattcttgtGACACAAgtattgatgatgatgttGTGAAAGACGTGAcatttgataattctttagatcaatccaatattttatctatttccaaagataaattatttaaatgtgGATTATCTATTAAGAATGGTCAGCGGTTTGGTATTTTCCCTCACAAGAATGATAttggatttaattttaatgaattacaTAAGACCAAATATGTAGcagaatatatttttgaaatatccATTTGTTATAAATCTGCCAAAGATGGAATATTTGAAGCTACATTGAGACAAATTGATTCTAATTATAAACCTTCACCtgttattaataatatatttattaaaagacCATTTACATTTACTATGCCAAGAAATTGTAACAGAAACACTACTACTGCTACCACtactaatactaatactCATGCCCATTCCCATGCCCATACACATACACATACTAATAAAAGCAATGAAGTTTTAAAGAATCTAGAGAtagaaaaagatttaacGAAAAGATTGAAATATATGGAAGATTTACGTCTACACAACTCTATAAGAGATTTTTACTCCAAACggtttaatgaatttaatagGACCTCTAATGGAATCATACAAAACCATCCACCCACGccttctaataataaagatacaAATTTACACATTCATAATGTGGATCTAGATTCATTGATGCCTACATTGGgagaaaaattgaaaaaattggaacaagaagaaaaaattaaaaataaattaaaccAGCTggaaaattatcaaaacaGAGATTCTTCTATTGATTCTTTGAAACGATATgaaaattcatttgatGGCTTGAAACGATATGACTCCTCATTTGATGAATCGATAGCCAAGATAAAATATGATGTGCCACCAATTATGAATAAGGATCGGTACAGattattaagaaataaGAGAAGGTTTATTGAAGTTGATGATTCATGTGAAGACGTATCCAGTTCAAATAAACAACAAAAGACTCATGCTGATGATACACCCCATGAAAGACCGTTGGGGAGATTAGATTTGGAACTTGCTAGAGCTAAAGGTGCTTTATTTGGAGCATTTGCCATGCTTGGAATgatgtttttcttttctcaaattcaagaaggtaatattcaattattcCATCCGcactaa
- the MPC1 gene encoding pyruvate transporter MPC1 (similar to Saccharomyces cerevisiae YGL080W; ancestral locus Anc_6.199) codes for MSQKVQQAATNSLISKYINKQTLKYVFTTHFWGPISNFGIPIAAVYDLQKDPNRISGPMTGALIAYSAVFMKYALAVQPKNFLLFACHFINETAQLGQGFRFLNYHYFIDDAKRAKIDEKFAIKEALERQQQEEAEK; via the coding sequence ATGTCACAGAAAGTACAGCAAGCAGCTACCAATTCACTCATCAGCAAGTATATTAACAAACAAACCCTAAAGTATGTCTTTACTACACACTTCTGGGGTCCAATCTCTAACTTTGGGATCCCTATTGCTGCCGTGTATGATCTACAGAAAGATCCAAACCGTATTTCAGGACCTATGACTGGTGCTTTGATTGCCTACTCTGCCGTCTTTATGAAATACGCTTTGGCTGTTCAACCTAAAAACTTCCTACTGTTTGCATGTCATTTCATCAACGAAACTGCTCAATTGGGCCAAGGGTTCCGTTTTCTAAATTACCACTATTTCATTGACGATGCCAAGAGAGCTAAAATCGATGAAAAGTTTGCTATCAAAGAGGCTCTGGAACGTCAACAACAAGAAGAGGCTGAGAAGTAA
- the DDC1 gene encoding Ddc1p (similar to Saccharomyces cerevisiae DDC1 (YPL194W); ancestral locus Anc_6.200) — protein MSFRAVINNLENHNTWYRTLHVLSTISEELKFTITNEKIIITSLNSTDTSIYKITFLKNFFDEYEFSPHDIIFGETGLKIITDQRLKQIYTYSFKINGNHLTTIFRKPDGDVISKSSLIINNTTTCPESLVNRLLVHIDMESSIMKEYSPQFEPIQYDHIILDLKYKQDFLTVYGRKAESENALKKLQPKIVQIFIEVQEDLQNAIYKPETETSKRKRINPDEFTSDEEINFISCNQTLLRNFLENCNSHVTEQVKFELTPYKFIITAFTKAVYGKNNDILRNVINMSNQFNVSNLEGHCTFELGDASITTNNNMTTTKNGIKSRTFSLREFKNFLNIPLPSKNSINYQGTVNIWYCKNGDPIFMEMKKPNVVMQLIQLTESDLENVVPKSNVFDKASKREVLLPPPQPATVKRVPSFNDMPLIKSRKPSHEKNLFVPDDEYSQEEPPLFNNQHETDNNNNTVMASYKTTQEEGSVIGDSQLGMNASMSNTDLTININNQTTLANRSNTTIGWGVAPVSKVNDNSKEVDLGMERTRQKNMLKKERLLFLRGLKRQNEAKQREREKKAKRMEEENVNTNDNDNENGFGPTQDDTMKGLFD, from the coding sequence ATGTCATTTAGAGCtgtcattaataatttagaaaatcaTAACACATGGTATCGAACACTACATGTTTTATCTACTATCagtgaagaattaaaatttactataaccaatgaaaaaattataattacaTCACTTAATTCCACAGATACATCgatttataaaataacttttttaaaaaacttTTTCGATGAGTATGAATTTTCACCACatgatataatatttgGTGAGACTGGCCTTAAGATAATTACTGATCAACgattaaaacaaatttatacatattcatttaaaatcaatGGGAACCATTTAACCACGATATTTAGGAAACCTGATGGCGATGTGATTTCCAAATCGTCtcttataataaataataccaCTACATGTCCAGAAAGTTTAGTTAATCGATTATTAGTTCATATAGATATGGAATCAAGTATTATGAAAGAATATTCTCCACAATTCGAACCCATTCAATATGATCATATCATTTtagatttgaaatataaacaaGATTTCTTAACAGTATATGGACGTAAGGCTGAAAGTGAGAATGCCttgaagaaattacaaCCCAAAATTGTGCAAATCTTTATTGAAGTACAAGaagatttacaaaatgCCATATATAAACCCGAAACTGAAACATCCAAGAGGAAACGAATCAATCCTGATGAATTCACTTCAGACGAAGAGATTAATTTCATATCCTGTAATCAAACGTTATTAAGGAATTTCTTGGAAAATTGTAATTCCCATGTCACTGAACAAGtgaaatttgaattaactccatataaatttatcattaccGCGTTCACTAAGGCTGTTTATGGTAagaataatgatatattaAGAAATGTGATTAATATGAGTAATCAATTTAATGTATCTAATTTGGAAGGTCATTGTACGTTTGAGTTGGGTGATGCTAGTATtactacaaataataatatgacgACGACAAAAAACGGTATTAAATCAAGAACTTTTTCATTAagagaatttaaaaatttcttaaatattcCATTGCCCAGTAAGAATTCTATTAATTACCAAGGTACAGTTAACATCTGGTATTGTAAGAATGGAGATCCAATCTTTATGGAAATGAAAAAGCCCAATGTAGTAATGCAATTGATTCAATTGACAGAGAGTGATTTGGAAAATGTGGTACCTAAATCCAATGTTTTCGATAAAGCTTCCAAAAGAGAAGTGCTTCTTCCCCCACCTCAACCTGCCACCGTGAAAAGGGTTCCGtcatttaatgatatgCCTTTAATAAAGAGTCGTAAACCTAGtcatgaaaaaaatttatttgttcCCGATGATGAATATTCTCAAGAAGAACCACCATTATTCAACAATCAACACGAGactgataataataataatactgtCATGGCAAGTTACAAGACTACACAAGAAGAGGGAAGTGTCATTGGAGATTCTCAATTGGGGATGAATGCGTCGATGAGTAATACCGATTTGACCatcaatataaataatcaaaCCACACTAGCTAATAGATCGAACACTACTATCGGATGGGGGGTTGCGCCTGTATCTAAAGTGAATGATAATTCCAAAGAGGTTGATCTTGGTATGGAACGAACACGTCAAAAGAATATGTTAAAGAAGgaaagattattattcttacGAGGATTAAAGAGACAGAATGAAGCTAAACAAAGGGAAAGGGAGAAGAAAGCTAAACGAATGGAAGAAGAGAATGTCAATACAAATGacaatgataatgaaaatggaTTTGGACCAACACAAGATGATACGATGAAAGGGTTGTTTGATTGA
- the OXR1 gene encoding Oxr1p (similar to Saccharomyces cerevisiae OXR1 (YPL196W); ancestral locus Anc_6.203), translated as MYKFGQALNKLRRSATQEEQEQERERSSSPSYSTKMSKTRPPFKSSSSTSINGEISNTQSPFGYNDDDDDSLPPVILTGYSPNTKNRLLTTEMCDELRTLMPTRVQLYPKWRLLYSLEQHGASLHSLYHNIAPEDKTPMRVGYVLIIKDRLNGIFGAYCNEPFHPTEKHKYFGNGECFLWKMEKVPDLNIGETKDEKEYYNSNIQNDQEANYQWRFKGFPSTGLNEFFIYCTSKFLSMGAGEGHYGLWCDDGLIHGVSNPSLTFGNDILSREGNKFHIVGLEMWRVG; from the coding sequence atgtatAAATTTGGCCAAGCactaaataaattgagAAGATCAGCTACTCAAGAAGAGCAAGAGCAAGAACGAGAACGATCGTCTTCCCCTAGTTATAGTACAAAGATGTCCAAGACGAGGCCTCCTTTCAAAAGCAGTAGCAGCACAAGTATAAATGGTGAAATAAGTAATACTCAATCTCCTTTTGGATACAAcgatgacgatgatgatTCATTACCTCCAGTAATATTAACTGGTTATTCAccaaatacaaaaaatagACTTTTAACTACAGAAATGTGTGATGAATTACGTACTTTAATGCCCACTAGAGTACAATTATATCCAAAATGGAGATTACTTTATAGTTTGGAACAACATGGAGCCTCATTACATTCTTTATATCACAACATTGCTCCAGAAGATAAAACACCAATGCGTGTAGGATATGTCTTGATTATTAAAGACCGATTAAATGGTATATTTGGTGCATATTGTAATGAACCATTCCATCCAACAGAAAaacataaatattttggaaatGGTGAATGCTTTCTTTGGAAGATGGAAAAAGTTCctgatttaaatattggaGAAactaaagatgaaaaagaatattataattcCAATATACAAAACGACCAGGAAGCCAACTATCAATGGAGATTTAAAGGTTTTCCCTCCACTGGATTAAAcgaatttttcatatattgCACTTCTAAGTTTTTATCAATGGGTGCTGGTGAAGGTCATTATGGATTATGGTGTGATGATGGCTTAATACACGGAGTTTCCAATCCAAGTTTAACTTTTGGTAATGATATTCTTAGTCGAGAGggaaataaatttcatatAGTAGGGTTAGAAATGTGGAGAGTTGGTTAA
- the HNM1 gene encoding Hnm1p (similar to Saccharomyces cerevisiae HNM1 (YGL077C); ancestral locus Anc_6.205) yields the protein MNITDQKLQKNSEVYTIVEANDDTASFNQLGSVSSSKISDLDKNSINNEFNQTEEVHLRKSFSLWSILGVGFGLTNSWFGISASMVTGIESGGPMMIVYGIIIISLISICVGVSLGELSSAYPHAGGQFFWSLKLAPPKHRRFAAYMCGSYAYAGSVFTSASTTLSVATELVGMYALCHESFVPRRWHVFVCFELLHLFLLLFNCYGKSLPFISSSSLYISLLSFFTITITVLACAHGKYNDAKFVFATFYNETGWKNGGIAFIVGLINPAWSFSCLDCATHMAFEVEKPERVIPMAIMGTIAIGFITSFCYVIAMFFSLNDLNALFNSHTGAPILDIYNQALHNKAGAIVLGCLVLFTSFGCVIACHTWQARLCWSFATDQGLPYSKWWAEVNPTLGVPLNAHLMSCGWIAIIGLLYLASSTAFNSLITGCIAFLLLSYIIPVICLLQKKRQIKHGPFWLGKFGLFSNIVLLCWTLFSIVFFSFPPNLPVNRNNMNYVCVVIVGFTCYQLIYWKWKGAKEFHSAQDDDDNIEYENNSNINMDTYMARTSNISDSHSQYYMMDQDGVSLHSDTSENGTQLINHKSIAKVDVRET from the coding sequence ATGAATATAACAGATCAAAAGTTGCAGAAAAATAGTGAAGTCTATACGATTGTGGAAGCAAATGATGATACAGCATCTTTCAACCAGTTAGGATCTGTTAGTTCGTCAAAGATAAGTGACTTGGATAAGAACTCGATTAACAATGAATTCAATCAAACTGAGGAAGTGCATCTAAGGAAATCATTCTCATTATGGTCTATTCTTGGTGTTGGTTTTGGGTTAACCAATTCATGGTTTGGTATTTCTGCTTCTATGGTCACTGGTATTGAATCTGGTGGTCCCATGATGATTGTATATggtattatcatcatttcattaatttccATTTGTGTAGGTGTCTCATTAGGAGAGTTATCTTCTGCTTATCCTCATGCCGGTGGCCAATTTTTTTGGTCTTTAAAATTAGCTCCCCCAAAACATAGAAGGTTTGCTGCTTATATGTGTGGTTCTTATGCATATGCCGGTTCTGTTTTCACTAGTGCTTCCACCACATTGTCTGTTGCAACAGAATTGGTAGGTATGTATGCCTTATGTCATGAATCTTTTGTCCCAAGAAGATGGCATgtatttgtttgttttgaattattacatttatttttattattgttcaACTGTTATGGGAAATCATTGCCATTCATTTCTTCATCGTCCTTATacatttctttattatcgTTTTTTACCATTACAATTACTGTCTTGGCTTGTGCCCATGGTAAATATAATGATGCCAAATTTGTTTTTGCCACATTTTATAATGAAACTGGTTGGAAAAACGGCGGTATTGCATTTATTGTTGGGTTAATCAATCCAGCTTGGTCATTTTCATGTTTGGATTGTGCTACACATATGGCCTTTGAAGTTGAGAAACCTGAAAGAGTCATCCCTATGGCTATCATGGGTACAATCGCTATTGGTTTCATTACATCCTTTTGTTATGTTATAGCcatgtttttttctttaaatgatttaaatgcTTTATTCAACTCACACACCGGTGCTCCAATTTTAGATATTTACAACCAAGCATTACACAATAAAGCTGGTGCAATTGTTCTAGGGTGTTTAGTTCTATTTACTTCTTTCGGTTGTGTAATTGCTTGTCATACATGGCAAGCTAGATTATGCTGGTCCTTCGCTACCGATCAAGGTTTACCTTATTCTAAATGGTGGGCTGAAGTTAATCCAACCTTAGGTGTGCCATTAAATGCTCATTTGATGTCTTGTGGTTGGATTGCTATCATTGGtcttttatatttagcTTCTTCGACTGCattcaattctttaattacTGGGTGTATAGCCTTTTTGTTACTATCATACATCATTCCAGTTATTTGTCTATTACAAAAGAAACGCCAAATAAAACATGGTCCATTTTGGTTGGGAAAGTTTggattattttctaatattgtATTGTTATGCTGgactttattttcaattgtatttttttcattcccACCAAATTTACCTGtcaatagaaataatatgaattatGTCTGTGTAGTTATCGTGGGATTTACATGTTACCAGTTAATATATTGGAAATGGAAAGGTGCTAAAGAATTTCATTCAGCtcaagatgatgatgataacaTAGAATATGAAaacaatagtaatattaaCATGGATACATATATGGCTCGCACGAGTAATATATCTGATAGCCATTCGCAATATTATATGATGGACCAAGATGGGGTTTCACTACATAGTGATACTTCCGAAAATGGCactcaattaataaatcataaaAGTATCGCCAAAGTCGATGTAAGAGAAACATAA
- the TBLA0A01970 gene encoding 60S ribosomal protein uL30 (similar to Saccharomyces cerevisiae RPL7A (YGL076C) and RPL7B (YPL198W); ancestral locus Anc_6.206), whose product MAAQKILTPESQLKKSKANQKSAEQIASERAARKAANKEKRAVILKRNEAYQKEYETAERAIIDAKREAKAAGSYYVEAQPKLVFVVRIKGINKIAPKPRKVLQLLRLDRINSGTFVKITKATIELLKLIEPYVAYGYPSYSTVRQLVYKRGFGKVNKQRIPLSDNSIVEANLGKYGILSVDDLIHEIVTVGPHFKQANNFLWPFKLSNPSGGWGVPRKFKHFIQGGSFGNREEFINKLVKSMN is encoded by the exons ATGGCTGCTCA AAAAATCTTGACCCCAGAATCTCAATTGAAGAAGTCTAAGGCTAACCAAAAGTCTGCCGAACAAATTGCTTCTGAAAGAGCTGCTCGTAAAGCT GCTAACAAGGAAAAGAGAGCTGTTATCTTAAAGAGAAACGAAGCTTACCAAAAGGAATACGAAACTGCTGAAAGAGCCATCATCGATGCTAAGCGTGAAGCTAAAGCTGCTGGTTCTTACTACGTCGAAGCTCAACCAAAATTGGTCTTTGTTGTTAGAATCAAGGGTATTAACAAGATTGCCCCAAAGCCAAGAAAGgttttacaattattaagaTTGGACAGAATCAACTCTGGTACTTTCGTCAAGATCACCAAGGCTactattgaattattgaagTTGATTGAACCATACGTTGCTTACGGTTATCCATCTTACTCTACTGTCAGACAATTAGTCTACAAGAGAGGTTTCGGTAAGGTCAACAAGCAAAGAATCCCATTATCTGACAACTCCATTGTTGAAGCTAACTTGGGTAAGTACGGTATCTTATCTGTTGACGATTTGATCCACGAAATTGTCACTGTTGGTCCACACTTCAAGCAAGCTAACAACTTCTTGTGGCCATTCAAGTTATCCAACCCATCCGGTGGTTGGGGTGTTCCAAGAAAGTTCAAGCACTTTATCCAAGGTGGTTCTTTCGGTAACAGAGAAGAATTCATCAACAAATTGGTTAAGTCCATGAACTAA
- the TBLA0A01980 gene encoding Smr domain-containing protein (similar to Saccharomyces cerevisiae YPL199C; ancestral locus Anc_6.207): MATAVLDRGVKLGYENDQTRDYNHATDSQYENLRKLADQAYKKKQEYSSLSQQAYKSGNKSEAHELSLKAKEQVEIAEKYNMQAAEYVFVENNADSDSNEIDLHGLFVKEAQFIVKRRIIFAINHHEDELKIIVGKGLHSKNGVAKIRPAIQELCNEANLEDHIDQKNSGVLVVNLRNGNVPEQWYKDAKVNNNNVIKPNNSYQNHGQQQQQYYNQQQQPHYAQQQQPQYIQQQPQQQNSSQDTNPIASILLLLCTCLSKNM; this comes from the coding sequence atggCCACGGCAGTATTGGATAGAGGTGTTAAACTAGGTTATGAAAATGATCAAACCAGGGATTATAATCATGCTACTGATAGTCAATATGAGAATTTAAGGAAATTAGCAGACCAAGCttataaaaagaaacaagaaTATTCGAGCTTATCTCAGCAAGCTTATAAAAGTGGTAATAAGTCAGAAGCTCATGAATTATCTTTGAAAGCTAAAGAACAAGTGGAAATAgcagaaaaatataacatGCAAGCTGCTGAATATGTGTTTGTCGAGAACAATGCGGATTCTgattcaaatgaaattgatttacATGGTCTGTTTGTTAAAGAAGCACAATTTATCGTAAAGAGGCGGATAATATTTGCTATTAATCACCATGAAGAcgaattaaaaattattgtaGGGAAAGGTTTACATTCTAAAAATGGGGTTGCCAAAATTCGGCCTGCAATTCAAGAATTATGTAATGAGGCAAATTTGGAAGATCATATAGATCAAAAAAACTCAGGTGTATTGGTGGTTAATCTAAGGAATGGTAATGTACCGGAACAATGGTATAAAGATGCAAAggttaataataataatgtaattaaaccaaataacagttatcaaaatcatggtcaacaacaacaacaatattaTAACCAACAACAGCAACCACATTATGCTCAACAACAGCAACCACAATATATTCAACAACAACCTCAACAGCAAAACTCTTCTCAAGATACAAATCCGATTGCAAGcattttattactattgtGTACTTGTCTTTCAAAGAATATGTAA
- the TBLA0A01990 gene encoding uncharacterized protein (similar to Saccharomyces cerevisiae MPS2 (YGL075C) and CSM4 (YPL200W); ancestral locus Anc_6.208), which translates to MDQIASFTELFDQVWLQVDSDNKDFIYASELPQFLSLLNDKITRDTGIPKRDILDPSSDMKLQGFIKEQQYFKILKNSMIRTIMNITGIDLQSQLIDLYPSYFTIVDTIPMPTVSPIRLGKPYSPSLPKSVESKNLKTLQYENNSLILEIEEKNHMIRQLKDSLIELEGKYTYLENELKYYKNNTHSKFNQLHSEVDNEEKDFLLLELKKILQEQNVLIEKAKKNNKSRLKSQTLPSLSKLQQQRNFNDICFSCKDFFGYYLSQENFLNYILPITILILLICFYKFLNCLSLSGNVENESIINHIEVDSSPIKRLFNYLFIKEKVRDSEMFEDNSSKLAYDRLIGIID; encoded by the coding sequence atggacCAAATTGCTTCGTTCACTGAGTTATTTGATCAGGTATGGTTGCAAGTTGACTCCGATAATAAAGACTTTATTTATGCTTCTGAATTACCGCAGTTTCTTTCTCTCTTAAATGACAAAATTACTAGAGATACTGGCATTCCAAAGAGGGATATACTGGATCCATCAAGTGATATGAAATTGCAAGGTTTTATCAAAGAACAacaatatttcaaaatactGAAAAATAGTATGATTCGTACAATTATGAACATTACGGGTATTGATTTACAATCTCAACTAATCGATTTGTATCCATCATATTTCACCATAGTAGATACGATACCCATGCCAACTGTTTCTCCAATTAGATTGGGGAAGCCTTACTCTCCAAGTTTACCAAAATCTGTAGAGTCTAAAAACCTCAAGACTTTAcaatatgaaaataattccttaattttagaaattgaagaaaaaaatcatatGATTAGGCAGTTGAAAGATTCCttaattgaattagaagGGAAATATACttatttggaaaatgaattgaaatactataaaaataatactcATTCGAAATTCAATCAATTACACTCTGAAGtagataatgaagaaaaagatttcttattattagaattgaaaaaaatattacaagaGCAAAACGTATTGATTGAAAAagctaaaaaaaacaataagtCGCGTCTGAAATCCCAAACTTTACCATCACTTTCTAAACTACAACAGCAAAGgaattttaatgatatttgtttttcttgtaAAGATTTCTTTGGTTATTATCTCTCACAggagaattttttaaattacaTATTACCAATTactatattaattttattgatttgtTTCTAcaaatttctaaattgTTTGTCATTATCTGGTAATGTTGAAAATGAAAGTATTATAAATCACATTGAAGTGGATAGTTCCccaattaaaagattattcaattatttatttataaaggAGAAGGTACGTGATAGTGAAATGTTTGAAGacaattcttcaaaattagCTTACGATAGATTAATCGGAATAATAGattaa